The following proteins are co-located in the Planococcus plakortidis genome:
- a CDS encoding metallophosphoesterase family protein: protein MASIRFIHSADLHLGSPFSGMKGLGTEQWKQLQHSTLKAFERLISYTLETHPDFLLIVGDIYDGEDRNLRAQHRFQQGMEQLHDAGIPVFLSHGNHDHLSGGAASFELPPNVHVFQDSVENISLEVSGQTVSIAGFSYGRRHVTESMIEHYPDKETGIVQIGMLHGSEESDTEHAVYAPFRKEQLLAKNYDYWALGHIHKRQQLSADPPIVYPGNLQGRHRKESGPKGFYDVVLTDGHAELEFIAAEAVRFERIAIDCSGVQHMNELFSIIKEQLETQDAEALVCDLELQSPDDSTLLMLEDIPQAELVYAMREALSEQQRFVHISSVQLDKGNLTAELSPFGKQLADRLQDWEAGDWKEALKELYNHPKSGRFLPQLNDGLQSELQMEAVAKIRKMMALEDQR from the coding sequence ATGGCAAGTATCCGATTTATCCACAGCGCTGATTTGCATCTCGGAAGCCCGTTCAGCGGTATGAAAGGGCTGGGCACCGAACAGTGGAAACAGCTTCAGCACAGCACGTTGAAAGCTTTTGAACGGTTGATTTCCTATACGCTGGAAACGCATCCTGATTTTCTATTGATTGTCGGGGACATCTACGACGGGGAAGATCGCAACTTGCGCGCACAGCACCGGTTCCAGCAAGGCATGGAGCAATTGCACGATGCGGGCATTCCGGTTTTCTTGAGCCATGGCAACCATGATCATTTAAGCGGGGGGGCGGCTAGTTTTGAACTGCCGCCGAATGTTCACGTATTTCAGGACAGCGTAGAAAACATCTCACTAGAAGTGAGTGGACAAACGGTGAGCATTGCAGGGTTCAGCTATGGCCGCCGTCATGTAACAGAATCGATGATTGAACATTATCCCGACAAAGAAACGGGCATTGTCCAGATCGGCATGCTTCACGGCTCCGAGGAAAGCGACACGGAACACGCTGTATACGCGCCGTTCCGCAAAGAGCAATTGCTGGCCAAAAACTATGATTATTGGGCGCTTGGCCATATCCATAAGCGGCAGCAGTTATCGGCTGACCCGCCGATTGTCTATCCCGGAAACCTGCAAGGGCGCCATCGGAAAGAGTCCGGCCCGAAAGGCTTTTACGATGTTGTGTTAACGGATGGCCATGCTGAACTGGAGTTCATTGCGGCGGAAGCGGTGCGTTTTGAGCGAATCGCCATCGATTGCAGCGGTGTCCAGCACATGAATGAATTATTCAGCATCATCAAGGAACAGCTTGAAACGCAGGATGCCGAGGCGCTCGTCTGTGATCTCGAATTGCAAAGCCCGGACGATTCCACTCTTCTCATGCTGGAGGATATCCCGCAGGCAGAGCTTGTGTATGCAATGCGTGAAGCGCTCAGCGAACAACAACGCTTTGTCCATATTTCAAGTGTGCAGCTCGACAAAGGAAATCTAACGGCGGAATTATCGCCATTCGGTAAACAGCTCGCAGACCGCCTGCAAGATTGGGAGGCAGGCGACTGGAAAGAAGCTTTGAAGGAGCTTTACAACCATCCGAAAAGCGGGCGTTTCCTGCCGCAGTTGAACGACGGGCTGCAGAGCGAATTGCAGATGGAAGCGGTAGCGAAAATCCGTAAGATGATGGCATTGGAGGACCAGCGATGA